A section of the Streptomyces xinghaiensis S187 genome encodes:
- a CDS encoding ATP-binding protein produces the protein MRLHIRHIAGQLVWTTSGSVWALWRVTPRGGRYLPAAEQEEVLGHITALVRALAGTAPRLFGLCAQLDAGEVATQMIDGTDLERAPAWSEHVEAGLDLLERQEMHRRTVWLAVPLSALGRRAALSATFGSLWAETASALGLRTAPVSRAEVTAYQRQADRLAAAVGTGVQLRPARPAEIAWMVQHAVHRGQREEPLLAVAETSDLFAGRLRGGQLRSPSYADLGLVRLVEGGQDATGAEGALAGEEDSGVRGGRGRWWRGGGASPLGRRWLQVENETGVGYQAHLALAELPVAVAAGAADLFAQLEGLEFPVDYTVDLQVVPAERAKEAVRRKKKELVDQADQYGAQPAGMPSSLTEAAGDLGEMDARLSRSGVEVEVQAVTVLTVWGPTAAVCDARARALAGLLAGGDYRAVRPAGLQEALFTLGLPGAARPVPAREFTQYQLSEDWAMCQPFADTSLGDEAGALVGIDLDCGTVRPVLLNPADAPRKHASASVGVVGDLGAGKSVLLKLLTSSVVDRGGRAIVIDRTPIREYAAFAHAAAGDRCQVIDAAAAQLSIDPLRVFPGKTGAHYALSYLTLQLGIGPMSASGAVLHRAVEEAAADPEPSMAKVLSALAATAFSGTPARKDAASTLADLLQIVSDNPLAAMVFDPDLPPVSLDADLGSDLVVITTTGLTLPPREAFASPEVLWQQPLEALIGRAVLYLIAAIARQAAFADPARFCSVVTDECYWLTSSAEGTALVHEILHDGRKHGAGLAAGAHDVDELGPDRGLIAYKLLARTTDRARAMKGLQYLGLDADDEELLRLVTTSLSPIGSPGREGEMLLRDPRMRAGRIKVIIPEVARIRHRITTTPGGAAADGRAEGPAPGEEGADAAAGGER, from the coding sequence ATGCGCCTGCATATCCGCCATATCGCGGGCCAGTTGGTGTGGACGACGTCGGGCAGTGTGTGGGCGCTGTGGCGGGTGACGCCGCGTGGCGGCCGCTACCTGCCTGCTGCCGAGCAGGAGGAGGTTCTGGGCCACATCACCGCGCTGGTGCGGGCCCTGGCCGGGACTGCGCCCCGGCTGTTCGGGCTGTGCGCTCAGCTCGACGCGGGCGAGGTCGCCACACAGATGATCGACGGGACTGATCTGGAGAGGGCACCGGCGTGGTCCGAGCACGTCGAGGCTGGACTCGATCTGCTGGAGCGGCAGGAGATGCACCGGCGCACGGTGTGGCTGGCCGTGCCGTTGTCCGCCCTGGGGCGGCGGGCTGCCCTGTCCGCGACGTTCGGTTCGCTGTGGGCGGAGACCGCCTCGGCGCTGGGCCTGCGCACCGCCCCGGTCAGCCGGGCGGAGGTCACCGCCTACCAGCGGCAGGCGGACCGGCTGGCGGCCGCCGTGGGCACCGGTGTTCAGCTGCGGCCGGCGCGCCCGGCGGAGATCGCCTGGATGGTGCAGCACGCGGTCCACCGGGGGCAGCGGGAGGAGCCGCTGCTGGCCGTCGCGGAGACCAGCGACCTGTTCGCCGGCCGTTTGCGGGGCGGGCAGTTGCGCTCTCCGTCGTACGCCGACCTCGGCCTGGTCCGCCTCGTTGAAGGCGGCCAGGACGCGACCGGCGCGGAAGGCGCGTTGGCCGGTGAGGAGGACAGCGGTGTCCGCGGCGGTCGTGGCCGGTGGTGGCGCGGCGGCGGCGCGTCGCCGCTGGGCCGGCGGTGGCTGCAGGTGGAGAACGAGACGGGGGTTGGCTACCAGGCGCATCTGGCGCTGGCCGAGTTGCCGGTGGCCGTGGCCGCGGGCGCGGCGGATCTCTTCGCCCAGCTGGAGGGTCTGGAGTTTCCCGTCGATTACACCGTCGATCTGCAGGTGGTCCCGGCGGAGCGGGCCAAGGAGGCGGTGCGGCGGAAGAAGAAGGAGCTGGTGGACCAGGCCGACCAGTACGGCGCGCAGCCCGCGGGGATGCCGTCCTCGCTCACGGAGGCGGCCGGTGATCTGGGGGAGATGGACGCCCGGCTCTCGCGCTCCGGCGTGGAGGTGGAGGTGCAGGCCGTGACCGTGCTGACGGTGTGGGGGCCCACCGCCGCGGTGTGCGATGCGCGGGCCCGGGCTCTGGCCGGGCTGCTGGCGGGCGGGGACTACCGGGCGGTGCGCCCGGCCGGCTTGCAGGAGGCCCTGTTCACGCTCGGGCTTCCCGGTGCGGCCCGCCCGGTGCCGGCGCGTGAGTTCACGCAGTATCAGCTCAGCGAGGACTGGGCGATGTGCCAGCCGTTCGCCGACACCAGCCTGGGGGATGAGGCCGGGGCACTGGTGGGGATCGACCTGGACTGCGGCACCGTACGGCCGGTGCTGCTGAACCCGGCTGATGCGCCGCGCAAGCACGCCTCGGCCTCGGTTGGGGTGGTCGGGGACCTCGGGGCGGGCAAGAGCGTGCTGCTGAAGCTGCTGACCTCCTCGGTGGTGGACCGGGGCGGGCGGGCCATCGTCATCGACCGCACGCCGATCCGGGAGTACGCCGCCTTCGCCCACGCGGCCGCCGGCGACCGCTGCCAGGTCATCGACGCGGCCGCGGCCCAGCTGTCGATCGACCCGCTGCGGGTCTTTCCGGGCAAGACCGGCGCGCACTACGCCCTGTCCTACCTGACGCTGCAGCTGGGGATCGGGCCGATGTCGGCCTCGGGTGCGGTGCTGCACCGGGCGGTGGAAGAGGCCGCCGCCGATCCGGAGCCGTCCATGGCCAAGGTGCTCAGTGCGCTTGCGGCGACCGCGTTCTCGGGGACACCCGCGCGGAAGGACGCCGCTTCCACCCTGGCTGATCTGCTGCAGATCGTGTCGGACAACCCGCTGGCCGCGATGGTCTTCGATCCCGATCTGCCGCCGGTCAGCCTGGATGCCGATTTGGGATCGGATCTGGTGGTCATCACCACGACTGGTCTGACGCTCCCGCCGCGGGAGGCCTTCGCCTCCCCCGAGGTGCTGTGGCAGCAGCCGTTGGAGGCGTTGATCGGCCGGGCCGTGCTGTATCTGATCGCGGCGATCGCCCGGCAGGCGGCGTTCGCGGACCCGGCGCGGTTCTGCTCCGTGGTGACTGACGAGTGCTACTGGCTCACCTCCTCCGCCGAGGGCACGGCCCTGGTCCACGAGATCCTCCACGACGGGCGCAAGCACGGCGCCGGCCTGGCCGCCGGTGCCCACGACGTGGACGAGCTCGGCCCCGACCGCGGTCTGATCGCGTACAAGCTGCTGGCGCGCACCACCGACCGGGCGCGGGCGATGAAGGGGCTTCAGTACCTCGGGCTGGACGCTGACGACGAGGAGCTGCTGCGGCTGGTGACCACCAGTCTCTCCCCAATCGGATCGCCCGGCCGTGAGGGGGAGATGCTGCTGCGCGACCCGCGGATGCGGGCAGGGCGGATCAAGGTGATCATTCCCGAGGTGGCCCGCATCCGGCACCGGATCACCACCACCCCGGGCGGTGCAGCCGCAGACGGGCGCGCCGAGGGCCCGGCGCCCGGCGAGGAGGGCGCTGATGCCGCTGCGGGGGGTGAGCGGTGA
- a CDS encoding NlpC/P60 family protein: MSAVAAFQAARQDGSGLDGTAADIPARMLTAYKRAVTLIGRESPGCSGMRWPVLAGIAKIESNHAAGRSVSTAGDVRPRILGPRLDGSGAGGNTTAFPDSDRGRWDGDAAFERAVGPFQFLPSTWAGSGRDGNGDGRRDPHNADDAALGAAVYLCGDERDLGDRGELEAALYAYNRSRSYVADVLSWIDQYTPAPAGASPVGLAAGKVRTVLRAALAQRGLPYSWGGGTADGPATGSCCSPSGRSGERIRGFDCSGLTTYAFAQVGIPLPRTADAQAGVGRRIPAAAGLGALRPGDLVFFGYLPGSDASIHHVGIYLGNGRMINAPRPGTVVRIDPVNSMPGYAGGARLL; encoded by the coding sequence ATGTCAGCGGTGGCCGCTTTCCAGGCAGCCCGGCAGGACGGCAGCGGCCTGGACGGCACCGCCGCGGACATTCCCGCGCGGATGCTCACCGCCTACAAGAGGGCGGTCACGCTCATCGGGCGGGAGAGCCCTGGCTGCTCCGGGATGCGCTGGCCGGTGCTGGCCGGCATCGCGAAGATCGAGTCCAATCACGCGGCCGGTCGGTCCGTCAGTACCGCGGGAGACGTCCGCCCGCGGATCCTGGGGCCCCGGCTGGACGGGTCCGGCGCGGGCGGCAACACCACGGCGTTCCCCGACAGCGACCGGGGCCGCTGGGACGGCGACGCGGCCTTCGAACGGGCCGTGGGGCCGTTCCAGTTCCTGCCCTCCACCTGGGCCGGGTCAGGGCGGGACGGGAACGGCGACGGGCGGCGCGACCCCCACAACGCTGATGACGCGGCCCTGGGCGCAGCGGTGTATCTGTGCGGGGACGAGCGGGACTTGGGAGACCGGGGGGAGCTGGAAGCGGCCCTGTACGCCTACAACCGCTCCCGGAGCTACGTGGCCGACGTGCTGTCCTGGATCGACCAGTACACCCCGGCTCCGGCCGGAGCGTCCCCTGTCGGGTTGGCCGCGGGGAAGGTCCGGACCGTGCTGCGGGCCGCGCTCGCCCAGCGTGGCCTGCCCTACTCCTGGGGCGGCGGCACTGCCGACGGCCCGGCAACGGGCAGCTGCTGCTCGCCTTCCGGCCGGTCCGGAGAACGCATCCGGGGCTTCGACTGCTCGGGGCTGACCACCTACGCCTTCGCCCAGGTGGGGATCCCGCTGCCGCGCACTGCCGACGCTCAGGCCGGGGTGGGGCGGCGCATCCCCGCCGCTGCGGGGCTCGGCGCTCTGCGGCCGGGGGATTTGGTCTTCTTCGGCTACCTGCCGGGCAGCGACGCCTCGATCCACCACGTCGGGATCTACCTCGGAAACGGCCGCATGATCAATGCCCCACGTCCCGGGACGGTCGTGCGGATCGACCCGGTCAATTCCATGCCCGGCTACGCGGGAGGAGCACGCCTGCTATGA
- a CDS encoding pentapeptide repeat-containing protein yields MTSATPNPPSTPPDWPHCGHGATAEDPVGCRGRRIPDRTACLVHASEPDHAAYLTALTPGADVDHRGTSFTTELLDRLLHALRDPATGHPRLGEAWFDGATFTDPALFNDAVFTGIARFGAAAFTRAASFSGAAFTGEAWFSDVAFADVASFDRAAFMGIASFHRSAFNGDTSFFGAAFTGKAWFNRATFTRDASFDGVTFADDAWFDGATFTHDAFFHEVAFMSNAWFNTVTFPSEAWFHGAAFAGDALFDGSVFTGVACFNEAVFTGAARFYRSAFTDVARFNGAAFAREVWFEGAAFARDTSFDKARFEAAARLGPLVCGGTVVLDGAEFGEPVTVEAAARAVTCDRTRWSSVATLRLRHAELDLSNAVLEYPLTVAARTTPFLSSDPLPETPLSGRDPGVRLTSVDGVDAAHLVLHDIDLSSCRFAGAVHLDQLRVDGWCTFATTPTGLRRHRILPNWWSLRSTLAEEHHWRAQRPHPTAAQGWTPPPQEDTPALKPAALAALYRQVRKSLEDGKNEPDAADFYYGEMEMRRHDTTRSRGERALLTLYWALSGYGLRASRALAWLLGAMTVTLLALLLWGLPVDDPKPTTTGRQVAVGQEVNWTTHTPDPVNPTGPWPERITTKRFEKALRVVINSVVFRSSGQDLTTAGTYTEMASRLAEPVLLGLAVLAIRSRVKR; encoded by the coding sequence ATGACATCTGCAACCCCCAATCCACCGTCCACCCCGCCGGACTGGCCGCACTGTGGCCACGGCGCCACCGCGGAGGACCCGGTGGGCTGCCGCGGCCGCCGCATCCCCGACCGCACCGCATGCCTGGTCCACGCATCCGAGCCCGACCACGCCGCCTACCTGACCGCCCTGACCCCAGGCGCCGACGTCGACCACCGCGGCACCTCCTTCACCACGGAGCTGCTGGACCGGTTACTCCACGCCTTGCGGGACCCCGCCACTGGACACCCTCGCCTCGGCGAGGCTTGGTTTGACGGGGCGACCTTCACTGACCCCGCCTTGTTCAATGACGCGGTCTTCACTGGCATTGCCCGGTTCGGCGCGGCAGCCTTCACTCGCGCGGCCTCGTTCTCCGGGGCCGCCTTCACGGGCGAAGCTTGGTTCAGCGATGTGGCCTTCGCGGACGTTGCGTCGTTCGATAGGGCGGCCTTCATGGGCATTGCCTCGTTCCACCGTTCGGCTTTCAACGGCGACACCTCGTTCTTCGGGGCGGCCTTCACGGGAAAGGCCTGGTTCAACAGGGCGACCTTCACCCGCGACGCCTCGTTCGACGGGGTCACCTTCGCGGACGACGCCTGGTTTGACGGGGCCACCTTCACCCACGACGCCTTTTTCCACGAGGTGGCCTTCATGAGCAATGCCTGGTTCAATACGGTGACTTTTCCCAGCGAGGCCTGGTTCCACGGGGCGGCCTTCGCGGGGGACGCCCTATTCGATGGGTCGGTCTTTACTGGCGTTGCCTGCTTCAACGAGGCAGTCTTCACCGGCGCCGCCCGGTTCTACCGGTCGGCTTTCACGGACGTTGCCAGGTTCAATGGTGCGGCCTTCGCCCGCGAGGTCTGGTTCGAAGGGGCGGCCTTCGCCCGCGACACCAGCTTCGACAAGGCCCGGTTCGAGGCGGCGGCGCGGCTGGGCCCGCTGGTGTGCGGTGGCACGGTGGTTCTGGACGGCGCGGAGTTCGGGGAGCCGGTGACGGTGGAAGCGGCCGCCCGCGCGGTGACTTGTGACCGTACCCGGTGGTCTTCGGTGGCGACGCTGCGGCTGCGCCATGCCGAACTGGATCTGAGCAATGCGGTCCTGGAGTACCCCCTGACGGTCGCCGCCCGCACCACACCCTTCCTCTCTTCGGACCCGCTGCCGGAGACACCGCTGTCCGGCCGCGATCCCGGCGTGCGCCTGACCTCCGTGGACGGGGTCGACGCCGCGCACCTGGTGCTGCACGACATCGACCTCAGCTCCTGCCGGTTCGCCGGGGCTGTCCACCTTGACCAGCTTCGCGTGGACGGCTGGTGCACCTTCGCCACCACCCCGACCGGCCTCCGGCGGCATCGGATCCTTCCCAATTGGTGGAGCCTGCGCAGCACGCTGGCCGAGGAACACCACTGGCGCGCCCAGCGCCCGCACCCCACCGCGGCCCAGGGCTGGACGCCCCCGCCCCAGGAGGACACCCCTGCCCTGAAACCGGCCGCGCTGGCCGCGCTGTACCGGCAGGTACGCAAGTCGCTGGAGGACGGCAAGAACGAGCCGGACGCCGCCGACTTCTACTACGGCGAGATGGAGATGCGCCGCCACGACACCACCCGCTCCCGGGGCGAACGGGCACTGCTGACCCTGTACTGGGCCCTGTCCGGTTACGGCCTGCGCGCCAGCCGTGCCCTGGCCTGGCTGCTGGGCGCCATGACCGTCACCCTGCTCGCGCTGCTGCTGTGGGGCCTGCCGGTGGACGACCCGAAGCCGACCACCACCGGCCGCCAGGTCGCCGTCGGGCAGGAGGTCAACTGGACCACCCACACCCCCGACCCGGTCAACCCCACCGGCCCCTGGCCGGAACGGATCACCACCAAGCGGTTCGAGAAGGCGCTGCGCGTGGTGATCAACTCGGTGGTCTTCCGCTCCTCCGGCCAGGACCTCACCACCGCCGGCACCTACACCGAGATGGCCTCCCGCCTCGCCGAACCCGTCCTCCTCGGCCTGGCCGTCCTGGCCATCCGCAGCCGCGTCAAACGCTGA
- a CDS encoding ParA family protein has protein sequence MSSPATSGDREKVVSKLPGWLRQDLKIRAAQHGIDIQTAVEQGIAAWIDLAATGGPVDTSGADSFSTFLPYGQWEVFRQAAADRKVSLIQGLAQSVQLWLETNPAPSIERPKHPRRRIVCNQKGGVGKTAVAAGLGEAFAENPDALHPVRISKHFAAQLGGQETSPLEVEDLPGLGRRTLLIDFDPQRHLTKQLGQEEIPMAPDVESLGKHMTGEAKGDIRELIVPIADDRYGNRLDLLPGCQDGFLLDVALSKVRFREAALERALAPIEPFYDEIIVDCPPSLGLSMDTAIYYGRRRDDEPPGNSGPLIVVQAEDSSADAYDLLVTQIEDLRSDMSVEVDYLGIVVNLYDPRRGFIATSSLEAWIDIKDPKVVAVIGDLTDQRKAVRLKQPLLSFAPSGEQAVTFRALAREIS, from the coding sequence ATGAGTTCTCCAGCCACCTCGGGCGACCGCGAGAAGGTCGTCTCCAAACTGCCGGGATGGCTCCGGCAGGACCTGAAAATCAGAGCAGCCCAGCACGGCATCGACATCCAGACGGCCGTGGAGCAAGGCATCGCTGCGTGGATCGATCTGGCCGCCACCGGCGGCCCGGTGGACACTTCCGGCGCAGACTCCTTCTCCACCTTCCTCCCCTACGGCCAGTGGGAGGTCTTCCGGCAAGCCGCAGCCGACCGCAAGGTGTCCCTCATTCAGGGACTCGCCCAGTCAGTGCAGCTGTGGCTGGAGACAAACCCCGCCCCCAGCATCGAGCGGCCCAAGCACCCACGGCGACGCATCGTCTGCAATCAGAAGGGCGGCGTCGGGAAGACCGCTGTCGCCGCCGGCCTCGGTGAAGCCTTCGCCGAGAACCCGGACGCGCTCCACCCCGTCCGCATCTCCAAGCACTTCGCCGCCCAACTCGGCGGTCAGGAGACCAGCCCGCTCGAGGTCGAGGACCTCCCCGGTCTGGGCCGCCGCACCCTGCTGATCGACTTCGACCCCCAGCGGCACCTCACGAAGCAGCTGGGGCAAGAAGAAATCCCGATGGCTCCGGATGTGGAGAGCCTCGGCAAGCACATGACGGGCGAAGCCAAGGGCGACATCCGCGAGCTGATCGTGCCCATCGCCGATGACCGGTACGGCAACCGTCTCGACCTGCTTCCCGGCTGTCAGGACGGCTTCCTCCTGGACGTCGCCCTGTCCAAGGTCCGGTTCCGGGAAGCCGCACTGGAGCGCGCGCTGGCCCCGATCGAGCCGTTCTACGACGAGATCATCGTCGACTGCCCGCCCAGCCTGGGCCTGAGTATGGACACCGCGATCTACTACGGGCGCCGACGCGACGACGAACCCCCGGGCAACTCCGGCCCGCTGATCGTGGTCCAGGCCGAGGACAGCAGCGCCGACGCCTACGATCTGCTGGTCACTCAGATCGAAGACCTGCGCAGCGACATGTCTGTCGAGGTCGATTACCTCGGCATCGTGGTCAACCTCTACGACCCGCGCCGCGGCTTCATCGCCACGTCGTCCCTCGAAGCCTGGATAGACATCAAGGACCCCAAGGTCGTCGCTGTGATCGGCGACCTCACGGACCAGCGCAAGGCAGTCCGCCTCAAGCAACCCTTGCTGTCATTCGCCCCCTCCGGCGAACAGGCCGTCACGTTCCGCGCACTGGCCAGGGAGATCTCATGA
- a CDS encoding ParB/RepB/Spo0J family partition protein, protein MSRVADQLGTGASFGRTRGGVSARRQAVAATTGAPTTGAPDSRLRTLPLTQLVCTRFNPRRNFGSEADLLEFGLKLKKKQLQPAVAVTREAYLHLWPDEADNVGSAPYVIANGERRYRGSLVAGLPTLEVVVDDEIASSRADFLDAVLSENNDREDLDPIERALGIQTMVEELGGKAIVAEHYGKSAGWVTQQMYLLDLAPELQSLVSSGELPVRETRALVKLPKDQQAAAWQARSTERVEEKAQPKRPRRGTPADAATREPAPEEVDQDGQSFTAVKDHQTPVAPAGEGSPGFTAVKRTEDLPAPEPAEVVDSALPLPDQRATPGESAHGKKVMKMPWADGEASMDIFFGKLEPQERHKAIGRYLELLGSPENFVADLRAASTADFRRQVVELLSADL, encoded by the coding sequence ATGAGCCGCGTCGCCGACCAGCTCGGCACTGGAGCATCCTTCGGCCGGACACGGGGCGGGGTCAGCGCCCGCCGCCAGGCCGTCGCCGCCACCACCGGGGCGCCCACCACCGGGGCCCCCGACAGCCGGCTGCGGACGCTCCCTCTCACGCAACTGGTCTGCACCCGCTTCAACCCCCGCCGCAACTTTGGCAGCGAAGCAGACCTGCTCGAGTTCGGGCTGAAGCTCAAGAAGAAGCAGCTCCAGCCGGCGGTGGCAGTCACACGGGAGGCCTACCTCCACCTGTGGCCGGACGAGGCGGACAACGTCGGCAGCGCCCCCTACGTCATCGCCAACGGTGAACGTCGCTACCGCGGCTCTCTCGTCGCCGGCCTGCCGACCCTGGAAGTCGTCGTCGATGACGAGATTGCCAGCTCACGCGCGGACTTCCTCGACGCGGTCCTCTCGGAGAACAACGACCGGGAAGATCTCGATCCCATCGAGCGGGCTCTCGGCATCCAGACCATGGTCGAAGAGCTCGGCGGCAAGGCCATAGTGGCCGAGCACTACGGGAAGTCGGCCGGCTGGGTCACCCAGCAGATGTATCTGCTGGACCTGGCTCCCGAGCTGCAGAGCCTGGTGAGCTCCGGGGAGCTTCCCGTCCGGGAGACCCGCGCACTGGTGAAGCTGCCTAAGGACCAGCAGGCAGCGGCTTGGCAGGCCAGAAGCACTGAGCGTGTCGAGGAGAAGGCCCAGCCGAAGCGGCCACGGCGCGGGACTCCGGCCGATGCGGCGACTCGCGAGCCGGCGCCCGAGGAAGTGGACCAGGACGGTCAGTCCTTTACCGCGGTAAAGGACCACCAGACACCGGTCGCGCCGGCAGGTGAGGGCTCACCCGGCTTTACCGCGGTAAAGCGGACCGAGGATCTTCCGGCTCCGGAACCGGCTGAGGTAGTTGACAGCGCACTGCCTCTGCCCGACCAGCGAGCGACCCCGGGAGAGTCGGCGCACGGCAAGAAGGTGATGAAGATGCCGTGGGCTGACGGGGAGGCCAGCATGGACATCTTCTTCGGCAAGCTGGAGCCCCAAGAGCGGCACAAGGCGATCGGCCGGTACCTCGAACTCCTCGGGTCACCAGAGAACTTCGTCGCGGATCTGCGCGCTGCAAGCACAGCCGACTTCCGCAGGCAGGTGGTCGAGCTGCTCTCGGCAGACCTGTAG
- a CDS encoding DUF2637 domain-containing protein — protein MEQLRLGRTHRILIGVVVAGAVLIAAIGFAGSYAAVRDLAEQKGFGAFSVVFPIGIDAGIVVLLALDLLLTWIRIPFPLLRQTAWLLTAATIAFNGAAAWPDPLGVGMHAVIPVLFVVSVEAARHAIGRIADITADKHMEGVRLSRWLLAFPSTFRLWRRMKLWELRSYDEVIRLEQDRLVYQARLRARYGRAWRRKAPVESMMPLRLARYGVPLAETAPDGLAAAGIDPAAPASPAAVRPSPRRPELTAAEHHPAPDEDDHQRSAAEGREEPTPRSGARRSPEHSAAGGTAPLTRSDLPADYAGAGPEPSGRNVDPLGSSVAEADAGPASPETSHPPTPEPDEEAYGEAFHRYVRERSDYPNARQFGLYLMDLYGIRDRSGAPIPESELRPILKELREQADATVRRVHDGGTAGPGMTGPAVDDHRPPGRPAVHRGAPATSARVGLGGVAAQSAPSPSPDAAVPAQNAEGVECSSGGGAATARVPEQSPEPDEEELRIQRVVSWLEEAERAGKKLAGAEVARRLGVSPSTGQRAVRKAKAVRKQQQREDGRTRLRSVGRNT, from the coding sequence GTGGAGCAGCTGCGACTGGGGCGCACACACCGCATATTGATCGGGGTGGTGGTCGCCGGTGCCGTGCTGATCGCGGCGATCGGCTTCGCCGGTTCGTACGCGGCGGTCCGCGACCTCGCCGAGCAGAAAGGGTTCGGCGCCTTCTCCGTCGTCTTCCCCATCGGGATCGACGCGGGGATCGTCGTCCTGCTCGCCCTGGACCTGCTGCTGACCTGGATCCGTATCCCGTTCCCGCTGCTGCGGCAGACCGCCTGGCTGCTCACCGCCGCCACCATCGCCTTCAACGGCGCCGCGGCCTGGCCCGACCCGCTGGGCGTCGGCATGCACGCCGTCATCCCCGTCCTCTTCGTCGTCTCCGTCGAGGCCGCCCGGCACGCCATCGGCCGGATCGCCGACATCACCGCCGACAAGCACATGGAGGGCGTGCGCCTCTCCCGCTGGCTGCTGGCCTTCCCCTCCACCTTCCGGCTCTGGCGCCGGATGAAGCTGTGGGAACTGCGCTCCTACGACGAGGTCATCCGCCTCGAACAGGACCGCCTCGTCTACCAGGCCCGCCTGCGCGCCCGCTACGGCCGCGCGTGGCGCCGCAAGGCACCGGTGGAGTCGATGATGCCGCTCCGGCTGGCCCGCTACGGCGTCCCGCTCGCCGAGACCGCGCCCGACGGGCTCGCCGCCGCCGGCATCGACCCGGCCGCCCCGGCCTCCCCCGCCGCCGTACGGCCCTCCCCGCGCCGCCCCGAACTCACCGCCGCCGAACACCACCCGGCACCCGACGAGGACGACCATCAGCGTTCGGCCGCCGAGGGCAGGGAAGAGCCCACCCCCAGGTCAGGCGCCCGGCGCTCCCCGGAGCACTCAGCCGCCGGCGGTACCGCGCCGCTCACCAGGTCCGACCTCCCAGCCGACTACGCCGGGGCAGGACCGGAGCCGTCCGGCAGGAACGTTGATCCTTTAGGGAGCAGCGTGGCGGAAGCAGACGCGGGACCCGCCTCACCGGAAACCTCTCACCCGCCGACGCCGGAGCCCGATGAGGAGGCATACGGTGAGGCGTTCCACCGGTACGTCAGGGAGCGCAGCGACTATCCCAACGCGCGCCAGTTCGGCCTCTACCTGATGGACCTCTACGGCATCCGGGACCGCTCTGGTGCTCCGATACCTGAGTCGGAATTGCGCCCCATTTTGAAGGAACTCCGGGAGCAGGCGGACGCGACGGTGCGGCGGGTGCACGACGGCGGAACTGCCGGGCCCGGCATGACCGGTCCAGCCGTGGACGACCACCGGCCGCCGGGACGTCCGGCCGTTCATCGGGGCGCCCCGGCGACCAGTGCCCGCGTGGGGCTTGGTGGTGTGGCGGCGCAGTCGGCCCCGAGCCCGTCACCGGACGCGGCAGTTCCGGCTCAGAACGCGGAAGGTGTGGAGTGTTCCTCGGGTGGGGGAGCGGCCACAGCGCGTGTGCCGGAGCAGTCTCCGGAGCCGGACGAGGAGGAGCTGCGGATCCAGCGGGTCGTCTCATGGCTGGAGGAAGCCGAGAGGGCGGGTAAGAAGCTCGCTGGCGCGGAAGTTGCCCGGCGCCTGGGCGTATCGCCCAGCACTGGCCAGCGAGCGGTGAGGAAGGCCAAAGCGGTCAGGAAGCAACAGCAGCGGGAGGACGGCCGCACCCGCCTTCGGTCCGTCGGCCGCAATACCTGA
- a CDS encoding replication-relaxation family protein encodes MTTAPCHTAPPAQESAAHRVLAVLAQHRMATSAQLKEMLEMNRSALSRLLSRLHRQDLIAFITLPRAARARAWFLQPDGVRATRDWPELRGRPPYPVTSATAASLRTAHTLTAVRTHLAFARDARERGDEHGPLDWTPEVSHQLPDAERLISDALLHYTLHEAGDRRVQLRAFVEVDRATMTAERLASKLIEYARFHTYTPVPVGRRSMQQAQSTGPAWQRWYPVFPRVLFVLTGAGPTALANRTASLRAMAAEHPLVASMARRVPLGAAVLEDLEAHGPRAAVWQPLDGRTAPCSWTDL; translated from the coding sequence ATGACGACCGCGCCCTGCCACACGGCGCCCCCCGCCCAGGAGAGCGCGGCCCACCGCGTCCTGGCCGTCCTGGCCCAGCACCGCATGGCCACCAGCGCCCAGCTGAAAGAGATGCTGGAGATGAACCGTAGCGCCCTGTCGAGGCTGCTCAGCCGGCTGCACCGGCAGGACCTGATCGCCTTCATTACCCTGCCGCGCGCTGCCCGTGCCCGGGCCTGGTTCCTGCAGCCGGATGGTGTGCGGGCCACGCGGGACTGGCCCGAGCTGCGAGGCCGCCCGCCCTACCCGGTCACCAGTGCGACGGCCGCCTCGTTGCGGACCGCCCATACCCTCACCGCTGTCCGTACCCACCTGGCGTTCGCCCGCGACGCACGGGAGCGGGGAGACGAGCACGGCCCGCTGGACTGGACCCCGGAGGTCTCCCACCAGTTGCCCGACGCCGAGCGGCTGATCAGCGACGCCCTGCTGCACTACACCCTGCACGAGGCCGGAGACCGGCGCGTCCAGCTGCGTGCCTTCGTTGAGGTCGACCGGGCGACCATGACCGCGGAACGGCTGGCGTCCAAGCTGATCGAGTACGCCCGCTTCCACACCTACACCCCCGTCCCGGTCGGGCGGCGCTCGATGCAGCAGGCGCAGTCCACCGGGCCGGCCTGGCAGCGCTGGTACCCCGTCTTCCCCCGGGTGCTGTTCGTACTGACCGGCGCCGGGCCCACCGCCCTGGCCAACCGGACCGCCAGCCTGCGGGCCATGGCCGCCGAGCACCCGCTGGTTGCCTCCATGGCCCGCCGGGTGCCGCTGGGCGCGGCGGTGCTGGAGGACCTGGAAGCCCACGGGCCGCGAGCCGCGGTGTGGCAGCCGCTCGACGGCCGGACCGCGCCCTGCTCCTGGACCGACCTGTAG